In a genomic window of Scyliorhinus torazame isolate Kashiwa2021f chromosome 5, sScyTor2.1, whole genome shotgun sequence:
- the LOC140418953 gene encoding uncharacterized protein — protein sequence MEKPWKCGDCGLGCYSPSELETHRRIHTGERPFTCSVCGKGFAKSSNHITHQHVHTDQRPFKCADCERSFKSRNNLRIHQRTHTGERPFSCSVCGKGFTQSSHLLKHQLVHTDQRPFKCAGCEKIFKSRINLLIHQRTHTGEWPFTCSVCGKGFNALSNLRTHHQVHSDQRPFKCADCEKNFKSRNNLLRHQRTHTGERLFTCSMCGKGFTCTSHLLKHQLVHTDQRPLKCAECEKSFKSRMDLLTHQRTHTGERPFICLECGKGFNALSNLRSHHLVHSDQRPFKCADCEKSFKSRINLLIHQRTHTGERPFTCSMCGKGFTRSSHLLRHQLLHTGQRPLKCADCEKSFKSKKDLVIHQRTHTGERPFTCSVCGKGFTCSSQLLRHQRGHTGRRPYTCPVCDKKFTQSSHLNRHQLVHTEQKPFKWSDCEKRFKSKPNC from the coding sequence atggagaaaccgtggaaatgtggggactgtgggttgGGATGCTATTccccgtctgaattggaaactcatcgacgtattcacactggggaaaggccattcacctgctccgtatgtgggaagggattcgctaaaTCATCCAACCACATCACACACCAGCATGTTCatactgaccagagaccgtttaaatgtgctgactgtgagaggagctttaaaagcagaaataatttgcggatacatcaacgcactcacactggggagaggccgttctcctgctctgtgtgtgggaagggattcactcagtcatctcacCTCCTgaaacaccaacttgttcatactgatcagagaccttttaaatgtgctggctGTGAGAAGATCTTTAAAAGCAGAATAAATTTACtgatacaccaacgcactcacactggggaatggcctttcacctgctccgtgtgtgggaagggatttaatgctttatcaaacctccggactcaccatcaggtccactctgatcagagaccttttaaatgtgctgactgtgagaagaactttaaaagcagaaataatttactgagacaccaacgaactcacactggggagaggctgttcacctgctccatgtgtgggaagggattcacttgtacATCCCACCTTCTgaaacaccaacttgttcacactgaccaGAGACCGTTGAAATGTGCTgaatgtgaaaagagctttaaaagcagaatggatttactgacacatcaacgcactcacactggggagaggccattcatctgtctggaatgtgggaagggatttaatgctttATCAAACCTCCGGTCTCACCATCtggttcactctgaccagagaccttttaaatgtgctgactgtgagaagagctttaaaagcagaattaatttactgatacatcaacgcactcacactggggagaggccattcacctgctccatgtgtgggaagggattcactcggtcatcacacctcctgagacaccaacttctTCATACTGGTCAGAGACCGttgaaatgtgctgactgtgaaaagagctttaaaagtaaaaaggatttagtgatacatcaacgcactcacactggggagaggccattcacctgctccgtgtgtgggaagggattcacatgttcatcccagcttctgagacaccagcgaggtcacactgggcggagaccgtacacttgccccgtgtgtgacaagaaattcactcagtcatcccacttgaatagacaccaacttgttcacactgaacagaaaccttttaaatggtctgattgtgaaaagagatttaaaagtaaaccgaattgctga